In Miscanthus floridulus cultivar M001 chromosome 8, ASM1932011v1, whole genome shotgun sequence, the sequence ATTAACCAAGGAACTAGAAGGTTAGGAATCATTCCGATCAGAGTCTTCTACCTGACATGCTACATGAGCCACAGCCGAGAAATTCTATTCGTGGCCGTATTTTTTCCTTTAACGGCATCCGTACTCTGTAGTGTTGAAAATAAAGAGTAGTTCtaaatccgttctaaattataattcttttgattttttatttagagtaaaaaaattcaaaagaattataatttggaacgtagTTAGTACTGATTTTACGAGGTTGACCTATGGAACAACTTTTATCGTGCACGTCTTGCACGATCGTTTTTTTTTTAGCAAATGCACGATCGTAGCTAGGCCAGGCGGCAAACGCTCGCTTCTTTTGCGTCACCGAGGCCAAGCCCGTTACCTATTCTCTGCAATCCGTATCAAATGGGCTCGAGTCGGCCCACTGACAAACCAAGGCCAGGCCCAATCCAACGTTTCCGATGTCTGAAAAGCAACCGGTCCTCACACTTTTcatcaagaaaaaaaaaggtatcattaagaaagaaacaaaaaagaagaagaaaaagtccTCTTCCGCCATCGCCTCCTTCCCAATGGCTGGTTTCGCCGGCGACGACCCCTTCGGCTTGGACTACGACTTCGGGGACGACGGCGACAACGACCCGTTCTGCTACGACCCATTCGAAGACTACGGTGGCGACGGGGACGAAGGCGAGGGGCTAATCGGCGGCCCCTTCGCGCTCGACTACGGAGACGGCGGGGAGTACTGCATCTCAGGTTTCGCCTTCCGCGACGGCGATGACGACGGAGGCGGCATCCTCGTGGGAGATGGCCACGCGCCCCTGTCCTCCCACGACGAACCCATTCTCGAAACCCTAGGCCGCTCATTCGATTCCGACGGGGGCCTCAGCCAATTCTACCCCCACCTCGTTTCTGCATTGGAACTCGTCGAGGATACCtccggggaggaggaggaggcgatgaTTTCCCGAAATGCCCGGGGCGGCGGAGGGTCCGAATTCGAGCAGGGGGCGGTCGTTGAGGAGGCTGCCGACGACGACGTCGACGGGATCGGGCTGATGCTGGGCGGGTTGACCCTCGATCCGCGGCCGGTCGTTGGTGGCTTCCAGGGCCTGGTGGACGCCGTTGAGGAGGCCACCAGCGAGGACGACATGGGCGAGGTGGGTCATGTGGGTGGGCTCATGCTGAGCGGGTTCGACCTCGTCGCTCCACAGGTCGTCACGCGGCCCTTCCGGATGGTGGTGGGCGGCGAGGACACCGACTCTGACGACACCGACTGGAACCTCGTCGATGTGCTGGCGGGGCGCGTCGGGGAGGCTGCGCTGCGGCTGCCGGCGTCCCGTGCGGTGGTGGACGGCTTACCGGAGGTTGCGCTCAGCGATGAGGAGGCCTCGCACGGCTGCGCTGTGTGCAAGGATGGCGTTGCGGCGGGGCAGAGTGTCCTCAGGCTCCCCTGCAAGCACTACTTCCATGGGGAGTGCATCCGCCCGTGGCTTGCCATCAGGAACACTTGCCCCGTGTGCCGATTTGAGCTCCCAACGGGTGACGCTGATCATGATTGGCGACGGAGCAGGCCTGGTGTGGTGTCTGTGGCGCAACAGAGCGCACCAGAGCAGGTATGTTACTGGCCTTTGTTTTGGTGCGAAAATATTGATTTCAACCCAGCAaagcctgttcgtttgctcgttcaagatcgtggattataagctgaagCAGTatctttctctcacaccaaaccagtcagcagtaaataatccacgatcgtttacgacgaaacga encodes:
- the LOC136471316 gene encoding E3 ubiquitin-protein ligase AIP2-like; this encodes MAGFAGDDPFGLDYDFGDDGDNDPFCYDPFEDYGGDGDEGEGLIGGPFALDYGDGGEYCISGFAFRDGDDDGGGILVGDGHAPLSSHDEPILETLGRSFDSDGGLSQFYPHLVSALELVEDTSGEEEEAMISRNARGGGGSEFEQGAVVEEAADDDVDGIGLMLGGLTLDPRPVVGGFQGLVDAVEEATSEDDMGEVGHVGGLMLSGFDLVAPQVVTRPFRMVVGGEDTDSDDTDWNLVDVLAGRVGEAALRLPASRAVVDGLPEVALSDEEASHGCAVCKDGVAAGQSVLRLPCKHYFHGECIRPWLAIRNTCPVCRFELPTGDADHDWRRSRPGVVSVAQQSAPEQSGGSGAGSWSHSRRRR